One Anser cygnoides isolate HZ-2024a breed goose chromosome 4, Taihu_goose_T2T_genome, whole genome shotgun sequence genomic region harbors:
- the USO1 gene encoding general vesicular transport factor p115 isoform X2, with product MNFLRGVMGGPSAGPQPSGAETIQKLCDRVASSTLLDDRRDAVRALKSLSKKYRLEVGIQAMEHLVRVLQTDRSDSEIIGYALDTLYNVISNDLEEEEQDDSEEENSPKQVDDLGSQFTEIFIKQQENVTLLLTLVEEFDFHVRWPGVKLLTSLLKQQGPQVQQIILVSPMGVSRLMDLLADSREVIRNDGVLLLQQLTKSNAAIQKIVAFENAFERLLDIITEEGNSDGGIVVEDCLILLQNLLKNNNSNQNFFKEGSYIQRMKPWFEVGDDNCGWSAQKVTNLHLMLQLVRVLVSPTNPPGATSSCQKAMFHCGLLQQLCTILMATGVPADILTETINTVSEVIRGCQMNQDYFASVNAPSNPPRPAIVVLLMSMVNERQPFVLRCAVLYCFQCFLYKNQKGQGEIVSTLLPSTIDGNSVSAGQLLCGGLFSTDSLSNWCAAVALAHALQENATLKEQLLRVQLATSIGNPPVSLLQQCTNILSQGDKIDRRGSKVQTRVGLLMLLCTWLSNCSIAVTHFLHNPANIPFLTGQIAENLGEEEQLVQGLCALLLGISIYYNDNSLENYRKEKLKQLIEKRIGRENFIEKLGFISKHELYSRAAQKPQPSFSSPDHMMFDHEFTKLVKELEGVISKAIYKSSEEDKKEEEVKKTLEQHDNIVTHYKKVIREQDQELEELKQQVNTLKSQNEQLQTTVTQQVSQIQQHKDQYNLLKVQLGKDNQHHNSHSDTVQMNGIQVEEVSKLKEELEEWKNKHELLQGQLREKDSLIEKLKPLQLETGTEQSSQTSKSSGLEHNNELQKELEMLRTQIQLQSAEISKLQAENQKLQVMNTSADPALGDSSATAAKNLELEGRLVQEVKELKSEVKALSEEKASLKQHLDSSNSTVAILQDEKSKLQQEVAESKKEQDDLLVLLADQDQKLSALKNKLKDLGVPVEDEDDIESGDQADEDEDGDEEEQD from the exons TTCAGATTCTGAAATAATTGGCTAtgctttggacactctctaCAATGTAATATCGAATGACCTAGAAGAGGAAGAACAAG ATGATTCTGAAG aagaaaactCACCTAAACAAGTTGATGATTTGGGAAGTCAGTTCACAGAGATTTTCATTAAACAGCAAGAAAACGTCACTCTCTTGTTGACACTTGTGGAG GAATTTGATTTCCATGTTCGTTGGCCTGGAGTGAAACTACTTACATCACTTTTAAAGCAGCAAGGACCTCAGGTGCAGCAGATAATTCTTGTCAGCCCTATGG GTGTTTCTAGACTCATGGATTTACTAGCAGACTCGAGGGAAGTTATACGAAATGAT GGAGTCTTGCTGTTACAGCAACTGACAAAAAGTAATGCAGCCATACAGAAGATTGTTGCCTTTGAAAATGCCTTTGAGAGACTTCTGGATATCATAACAGAAGAAGGGAACAGTGATGGAG GAATAGTAGTGGAAGACTGTCTCATCCTTTTACAAAACTTACTGAAGAATAATAATTCCAAtcagaatttctttaaagaaggTTCATACATTCAGCGCATGAAGCCTTGGTTTGAAGTCGGGGATGACAATTGCGGTTGGTCTGCACAGAAAGTAACTAATCTTCATCTAATGCTGCAG cTTGTTCGGGTACTCGTGTCTCCCACAAATCCTCCAGGTGCTACCAGCAGTTGTCAGAAGGCCATGTTTCACTGTGGGTTGttacagcagctctgcacaatCCTGATGGCAACTGGAGTTCCTGCTGATATCCTGACAGAA ACCATTAATACTGTGTCAGAGGTCATTCGAGGATGCCAGATGAATCAAGACTACTTTGCCTCTGTAAATGCACCTTCTAATCCACCAAG GCCTGCAATTGTAGTACTTCTGATGTCCATGGTAAACGAAAGGCAGCCTTTTGTGCTCCGATGTGCTGTTCTGTACTGTTTCCAGTGCTTTCTAtacaaaaaccaaaaaggaCAAGGAGAAATTGTTTCGACGCTTTTGCCATCTACTATTGACG GTAACTCTGTATCAGCTGGTCAGCTGCTCTGTGGGGGCCTCTTTTCAACGGACTCTCTTTCTAACTGGTGTGCTGCCGTGGCCCTGGCCCACGCGTTACAGGAAAATGCGACTCTGAAAGAACAGCTCCTGAGAGTTCAGCTGGCAACAAGCATTGGCAACCCACCAGTGTcgctgctgcagcagtgcaCCAACATCCTCTCACAG GGTGATAAGATCGACAGACGG GGCAGCAAAGTACAGACCAGGGTTGGACTGCTGATGTTGCTTTGTACTTGGCTAAGCAACTGCTCAATTGCTGTCACACACTTCCTTCACAATCCAGCCAATATACCTTTT CTCACAGGGCAGATAGCTGAAAACCTTGGAGAAGAGGAACAGCTCGTGCAAGGCCTGTGTGCACTTCTGCTCGGCATTTCCATCTACTACAACGATAATTCTCTTGAAAATTACAGGAA aGAGAAACTAAAACAGCTGATTGAGAAGAGGATTGGCAGGGAGAACTTTATTGAGAAGCTTGGCTTCATTAGCAAACATGAACTTTATTCCAGAGCTGCTCAGAAACCACAGCCTAGTTTTTCTAGCCCAGACCACATGATGTTTGATCATGAATTTACCAAGCTTGTAAAGGAATTGGAAG GTGTCATAAGTAAAGCTATTTACAAGTCCAGtgaagaagataaaaaagaggaggaggttAAGAAGACATTGGAACAGCATGACAACATTGTGACTCACTACAAAAAAGTCATCAGGGAGCAG gaCCAGGAGCTTGAAGAGTTAAAACAACAGGTTAACACTTTAAAATCTCAAAATGAGCAGCTTCAAACAACGGTTACACAGCAAGTGTCGCAGATCCAGCAGCACAAAGACCAATATAATCTCCTTAAAGTACAGCTAG GAAAGGACAATCAGCATCATAATTCCCACAGTGATACAGTTCAGATGAATGGCATTCAGGTGGAGGAAGTGAGCAAACTGAAAGAGGAGTTGGAAGAATGGAAAAACAAGCATGAGCTGCTGCAAGGGCAGTTGAGGGAAAAGGATTCTTTGATTGAAAAATTG AAGCCTTTGCAGTTGGAAACGGGAACAGAACAGTCTTCACAGACGAGCAAATCCAGTGGCTTGGAGCACAATAATGAACTACAAAAG gaatTAGAAATGCTCAGGACTCAGATACAACTACAGTCTGCAGAAATCTCTAAGCTTCAGGCTGAGAACCAGAAGCTACAAGTAATG aACACAAGTGCAGATCCTGCTTTAGGTGACAGCAGTGCAACAGCAGCGAAGAACTTGGAATTAGAGGGACGACTTGTGCAAGAAGTGAAAGAGCTGAAG AGTGAAGTCAAAgccctttctgaagaaaaagcatcacTAAAACAGCACCTAGATTCATCCAACAGTACAGTTGCCATCTTGCAAGATGAGAAAAGCAAACTTCAGCAAGAAGTTGCAGAatcaaaaaaagaacaggatgATCTTCTGGTGCTTTTGGCTGACCAGGATCAGAAACTATCTGCCCTGAAGAATAAATTGAAGGATCTTGGTGTACCG GTTGAAGATGAGGATGATATTGAATCCGGAGATCAAgcagatgaagatgaggatggggatgaagAGGAGCAAGACTAA
- the USO1 gene encoding general vesicular transport factor p115 isoform X7, translating into MNFLRGVMGGPSAGPQPSGAETIQKLCDRVASSTLLDDRRDAVRALKSLSKKYRLEVGIQAMEHLVRVLQTDRSDSEIIGYALDTLYNVISNDLEEEEQEENSPKQVDDLGSQFTEIFIKQQENVTLLLTLVEEFDFHVRWPGVKLLTSLLKQQGPQVQQIILVSPMGVSRLMDLLADSREVIRNDGVLLLQQLTKSNAAIQKIVAFENAFERLLDIITEEGNSDGGIVVEDCLILLQNLLKNNNSNQNFFKEGSYIQRMKPWFEVGDDNCGWSAQKVTNLHLMLQLVRVLVSPTNPPGATSSCQKAMFHCGLLQQLCTILMATGVPADILTETINTVSEVIRGCQMNQDYFASVNAPSNPPRPAIVVLLMSMVNERQPFVLRCAVLYCFQCFLYKNQKGQGEIVSTLLPSTIDGNSVSAGQLLCGGLFSTDSLSNWCAAVALAHALQENATLKEQLLRVQLATSIGNPPVSLLQQCTNILSQGSKVQTRVGLLMLLCTWLSNCSIAVTHFLHNPANIPFLTGQIAENLGEEEQLVQGLCALLLGISIYYNDNSLENYRKEKLKQLIEKRIGRENFIEKLGFISKHELYSRAAQKPQPSFSSPDHMMFDHEFTKLVKELEGVISKAIYKSSEEDKKEEEVKKTLEQHDNIVTHYKKVIREQDQELEELKQQVNTLKSQNEQLQTTVTQQVSQIQQHKDQYNLLKVQLGKDNQHHNSHSDTVQMNGIQVEEVSKLKEELEEWKNKHELLQGQLREKDSLIEKLKPLQLETGTEQSSQTSKSSGLEHNNELQKELEMLRTQIQLQSAEISKLQAENQKLQVMNTSADPALGDSSATAAKNLELEGRLVQEVKELKSEVKALSEEKASLKQHLDSSNSTVAILQDEKSKLQQEVAESKKEQDDLLVLLADQDQKLSALKNKLKDLGVPVEDEDDIESGDQADEDEDGDEEEQD; encoded by the exons TTCAGATTCTGAAATAATTGGCTAtgctttggacactctctaCAATGTAATATCGAATGACCTAGAAGAGGAAGAACAAG aagaaaactCACCTAAACAAGTTGATGATTTGGGAAGTCAGTTCACAGAGATTTTCATTAAACAGCAAGAAAACGTCACTCTCTTGTTGACACTTGTGGAG GAATTTGATTTCCATGTTCGTTGGCCTGGAGTGAAACTACTTACATCACTTTTAAAGCAGCAAGGACCTCAGGTGCAGCAGATAATTCTTGTCAGCCCTATGG GTGTTTCTAGACTCATGGATTTACTAGCAGACTCGAGGGAAGTTATACGAAATGAT GGAGTCTTGCTGTTACAGCAACTGACAAAAAGTAATGCAGCCATACAGAAGATTGTTGCCTTTGAAAATGCCTTTGAGAGACTTCTGGATATCATAACAGAAGAAGGGAACAGTGATGGAG GAATAGTAGTGGAAGACTGTCTCATCCTTTTACAAAACTTACTGAAGAATAATAATTCCAAtcagaatttctttaaagaaggTTCATACATTCAGCGCATGAAGCCTTGGTTTGAAGTCGGGGATGACAATTGCGGTTGGTCTGCACAGAAAGTAACTAATCTTCATCTAATGCTGCAG cTTGTTCGGGTACTCGTGTCTCCCACAAATCCTCCAGGTGCTACCAGCAGTTGTCAGAAGGCCATGTTTCACTGTGGGTTGttacagcagctctgcacaatCCTGATGGCAACTGGAGTTCCTGCTGATATCCTGACAGAA ACCATTAATACTGTGTCAGAGGTCATTCGAGGATGCCAGATGAATCAAGACTACTTTGCCTCTGTAAATGCACCTTCTAATCCACCAAG GCCTGCAATTGTAGTACTTCTGATGTCCATGGTAAACGAAAGGCAGCCTTTTGTGCTCCGATGTGCTGTTCTGTACTGTTTCCAGTGCTTTCTAtacaaaaaccaaaaaggaCAAGGAGAAATTGTTTCGACGCTTTTGCCATCTACTATTGACG GTAACTCTGTATCAGCTGGTCAGCTGCTCTGTGGGGGCCTCTTTTCAACGGACTCTCTTTCTAACTGGTGTGCTGCCGTGGCCCTGGCCCACGCGTTACAGGAAAATGCGACTCTGAAAGAACAGCTCCTGAGAGTTCAGCTGGCAACAAGCATTGGCAACCCACCAGTGTcgctgctgcagcagtgcaCCAACATCCTCTCACAG GGCAGCAAAGTACAGACCAGGGTTGGACTGCTGATGTTGCTTTGTACTTGGCTAAGCAACTGCTCAATTGCTGTCACACACTTCCTTCACAATCCAGCCAATATACCTTTT CTCACAGGGCAGATAGCTGAAAACCTTGGAGAAGAGGAACAGCTCGTGCAAGGCCTGTGTGCACTTCTGCTCGGCATTTCCATCTACTACAACGATAATTCTCTTGAAAATTACAGGAA aGAGAAACTAAAACAGCTGATTGAGAAGAGGATTGGCAGGGAGAACTTTATTGAGAAGCTTGGCTTCATTAGCAAACATGAACTTTATTCCAGAGCTGCTCAGAAACCACAGCCTAGTTTTTCTAGCCCAGACCACATGATGTTTGATCATGAATTTACCAAGCTTGTAAAGGAATTGGAAG GTGTCATAAGTAAAGCTATTTACAAGTCCAGtgaagaagataaaaaagaggaggaggttAAGAAGACATTGGAACAGCATGACAACATTGTGACTCACTACAAAAAAGTCATCAGGGAGCAG gaCCAGGAGCTTGAAGAGTTAAAACAACAGGTTAACACTTTAAAATCTCAAAATGAGCAGCTTCAAACAACGGTTACACAGCAAGTGTCGCAGATCCAGCAGCACAAAGACCAATATAATCTCCTTAAAGTACAGCTAG GAAAGGACAATCAGCATCATAATTCCCACAGTGATACAGTTCAGATGAATGGCATTCAGGTGGAGGAAGTGAGCAAACTGAAAGAGGAGTTGGAAGAATGGAAAAACAAGCATGAGCTGCTGCAAGGGCAGTTGAGGGAAAAGGATTCTTTGATTGAAAAATTG AAGCCTTTGCAGTTGGAAACGGGAACAGAACAGTCTTCACAGACGAGCAAATCCAGTGGCTTGGAGCACAATAATGAACTACAAAAG gaatTAGAAATGCTCAGGACTCAGATACAACTACAGTCTGCAGAAATCTCTAAGCTTCAGGCTGAGAACCAGAAGCTACAAGTAATG aACACAAGTGCAGATCCTGCTTTAGGTGACAGCAGTGCAACAGCAGCGAAGAACTTGGAATTAGAGGGACGACTTGTGCAAGAAGTGAAAGAGCTGAAG AGTGAAGTCAAAgccctttctgaagaaaaagcatcacTAAAACAGCACCTAGATTCATCCAACAGTACAGTTGCCATCTTGCAAGATGAGAAAAGCAAACTTCAGCAAGAAGTTGCAGAatcaaaaaaagaacaggatgATCTTCTGGTGCTTTTGGCTGACCAGGATCAGAAACTATCTGCCCTGAAGAATAAATTGAAGGATCTTGGTGTACCG GTTGAAGATGAGGATGATATTGAATCCGGAGATCAAgcagatgaagatgaggatggggatgaagAGGAGCAAGACTAA
- the USO1 gene encoding general vesicular transport factor p115 isoform X4 — protein sequence MNFLRGVMGGPSAGPQPSGAETIQKLCDRVASSTLLDDRRDAVRALKSLSKKYRLEVGIQAMEHLVRVLQTDRSDSEIIGYALDTLYNVISNDLEEEEQEENSPKQVDDLGSQFTEIFIKQQENVTLLLTLVEEFDFHVRWPGVKLLTSLLKQQGPQVQQIILVSPMGVSRLMDLLADSREVIRNDGVLLLQQLTKSNAAIQKIVAFENAFERLLDIITEEGNSDGGIVVEDCLILLQNLLKNNNSNQNFFKEGSYIQRMKPWFEVGDDNCGWSAQKVTNLHLMLQLVRVLVSPTNPPGATSSCQKAMFHCGLLQQLCTILMATGVPADILTETINTVSEVIRGCQMNQDYFASVNAPSNPPRPAIVVLLMSMVNERQPFVLRCAVLYCFQCFLYKNQKGQGEIVSTLLPSTIDGNSVSAGQLLCGGLFSTDSLSNWCAAVALAHALQENATLKEQLLRVQLATSIGNPPVSLLQQCTNILSQGDKIDRRGSKVQTRVGLLMLLCTWLSNCSIAVTHFLHNPANIPFLTGQIAENLGEEEQLVQGLCALLLGISIYYNDNSLENYRKEKLKQLIEKRIGRENFIEKLGFISKHELYSRAAQKPQPSFSSPDHMMFDHEFTKLVKELEGVISKAIYKSSEEDKKEEEVKKTLEQHDNIVTHYKKVIREQDQELEELKQQVNTLKSQNEQLQTTVTQQVSQIQQHKDQYNLLKVQLGKDNQHHNSHSDTVQMNGIQVEEVSKLKEELEEWKNKHELLQGQLREKDSLIEKLKPLQLETGTEQSSQTSKSSGLEHNNELQKELEMLRTQIQLQSAEISKLQAENQKLQVMNTSADPALGDSSATAAKNLELEGRLVQEVKELKSEVKALSEEKASLKQHLDSSNSTVAILQDEKSKLQQEVAESKKEQDDLLVLLADQDQKLSALKNKLKDLGVPVEDEDDIESGDQADEDEDGDEEEQD from the exons TTCAGATTCTGAAATAATTGGCTAtgctttggacactctctaCAATGTAATATCGAATGACCTAGAAGAGGAAGAACAAG aagaaaactCACCTAAACAAGTTGATGATTTGGGAAGTCAGTTCACAGAGATTTTCATTAAACAGCAAGAAAACGTCACTCTCTTGTTGACACTTGTGGAG GAATTTGATTTCCATGTTCGTTGGCCTGGAGTGAAACTACTTACATCACTTTTAAAGCAGCAAGGACCTCAGGTGCAGCAGATAATTCTTGTCAGCCCTATGG GTGTTTCTAGACTCATGGATTTACTAGCAGACTCGAGGGAAGTTATACGAAATGAT GGAGTCTTGCTGTTACAGCAACTGACAAAAAGTAATGCAGCCATACAGAAGATTGTTGCCTTTGAAAATGCCTTTGAGAGACTTCTGGATATCATAACAGAAGAAGGGAACAGTGATGGAG GAATAGTAGTGGAAGACTGTCTCATCCTTTTACAAAACTTACTGAAGAATAATAATTCCAAtcagaatttctttaaagaaggTTCATACATTCAGCGCATGAAGCCTTGGTTTGAAGTCGGGGATGACAATTGCGGTTGGTCTGCACAGAAAGTAACTAATCTTCATCTAATGCTGCAG cTTGTTCGGGTACTCGTGTCTCCCACAAATCCTCCAGGTGCTACCAGCAGTTGTCAGAAGGCCATGTTTCACTGTGGGTTGttacagcagctctgcacaatCCTGATGGCAACTGGAGTTCCTGCTGATATCCTGACAGAA ACCATTAATACTGTGTCAGAGGTCATTCGAGGATGCCAGATGAATCAAGACTACTTTGCCTCTGTAAATGCACCTTCTAATCCACCAAG GCCTGCAATTGTAGTACTTCTGATGTCCATGGTAAACGAAAGGCAGCCTTTTGTGCTCCGATGTGCTGTTCTGTACTGTTTCCAGTGCTTTCTAtacaaaaaccaaaaaggaCAAGGAGAAATTGTTTCGACGCTTTTGCCATCTACTATTGACG GTAACTCTGTATCAGCTGGTCAGCTGCTCTGTGGGGGCCTCTTTTCAACGGACTCTCTTTCTAACTGGTGTGCTGCCGTGGCCCTGGCCCACGCGTTACAGGAAAATGCGACTCTGAAAGAACAGCTCCTGAGAGTTCAGCTGGCAACAAGCATTGGCAACCCACCAGTGTcgctgctgcagcagtgcaCCAACATCCTCTCACAG GGTGATAAGATCGACAGACGG GGCAGCAAAGTACAGACCAGGGTTGGACTGCTGATGTTGCTTTGTACTTGGCTAAGCAACTGCTCAATTGCTGTCACACACTTCCTTCACAATCCAGCCAATATACCTTTT CTCACAGGGCAGATAGCTGAAAACCTTGGAGAAGAGGAACAGCTCGTGCAAGGCCTGTGTGCACTTCTGCTCGGCATTTCCATCTACTACAACGATAATTCTCTTGAAAATTACAGGAA aGAGAAACTAAAACAGCTGATTGAGAAGAGGATTGGCAGGGAGAACTTTATTGAGAAGCTTGGCTTCATTAGCAAACATGAACTTTATTCCAGAGCTGCTCAGAAACCACAGCCTAGTTTTTCTAGCCCAGACCACATGATGTTTGATCATGAATTTACCAAGCTTGTAAAGGAATTGGAAG GTGTCATAAGTAAAGCTATTTACAAGTCCAGtgaagaagataaaaaagaggaggaggttAAGAAGACATTGGAACAGCATGACAACATTGTGACTCACTACAAAAAAGTCATCAGGGAGCAG gaCCAGGAGCTTGAAGAGTTAAAACAACAGGTTAACACTTTAAAATCTCAAAATGAGCAGCTTCAAACAACGGTTACACAGCAAGTGTCGCAGATCCAGCAGCACAAAGACCAATATAATCTCCTTAAAGTACAGCTAG GAAAGGACAATCAGCATCATAATTCCCACAGTGATACAGTTCAGATGAATGGCATTCAGGTGGAGGAAGTGAGCAAACTGAAAGAGGAGTTGGAAGAATGGAAAAACAAGCATGAGCTGCTGCAAGGGCAGTTGAGGGAAAAGGATTCTTTGATTGAAAAATTG AAGCCTTTGCAGTTGGAAACGGGAACAGAACAGTCTTCACAGACGAGCAAATCCAGTGGCTTGGAGCACAATAATGAACTACAAAAG gaatTAGAAATGCTCAGGACTCAGATACAACTACAGTCTGCAGAAATCTCTAAGCTTCAGGCTGAGAACCAGAAGCTACAAGTAATG aACACAAGTGCAGATCCTGCTTTAGGTGACAGCAGTGCAACAGCAGCGAAGAACTTGGAATTAGAGGGACGACTTGTGCAAGAAGTGAAAGAGCTGAAG AGTGAAGTCAAAgccctttctgaagaaaaagcatcacTAAAACAGCACCTAGATTCATCCAACAGTACAGTTGCCATCTTGCAAGATGAGAAAAGCAAACTTCAGCAAGAAGTTGCAGAatcaaaaaaagaacaggatgATCTTCTGGTGCTTTTGGCTGACCAGGATCAGAAACTATCTGCCCTGAAGAATAAATTGAAGGATCTTGGTGTACCG GTTGAAGATGAGGATGATATTGAATCCGGAGATCAAgcagatgaagatgaggatggggatgaagAGGAGCAAGACTAA